Proteins encoded within one genomic window of Rhinoderma darwinii isolate aRhiDar2 chromosome 5, aRhiDar2.hap1, whole genome shotgun sequence:
- the GNGT1 gene encoding guanine nucleotide-binding protein G(T) subunit gamma-T1 isoform X2: MPVINIDDLTEKDKLKMEVEQLKKEVKLERQLVSKMCEEIKTYIEGNSGEDPLVKGIPEDKNPFKEKGGCVIA; encoded by the exons ATGCCGGTGATCAATATAGACGATCTAACAGAAAAAGATAAATTAAAAATGGAAGTCGAGCAACTAAAGAAAGAAGTGAAACTGGAGAGACAGCTG GTTTCCAAAATGTGTGAAGAAATCAAGACTTATATTGAAGGAAATTCTGGAGAAGACCCTCTTGTAAAGGGAATTCCAGAGGACAAGAACCCATTCAAGGAGAAAGGTGGATGTGTCATTGCCTAA
- the GNGT1 gene encoding guanine nucleotide-binding protein G(T) subunit gamma-T1 isoform X1 yields the protein MTSSRKTSSAYIVPFFPHQKMPVINIDDLTEKDKLKMEVEQLKKEVKLERQLVSKMCEEIKTYIEGNSGEDPLVKGIPEDKNPFKEKGGCVIA from the exons ATGACCAGTTCCAGAAAAACGTCATCGGCCTATATTGTACCTTTTTTCCCCCATCAGAAAATGCCGGTGATCAATATAGACGATCTAACAGAAAAAGATAAATTAAAAATGGAAGTCGAGCAACTAAAGAAAGAAGTGAAACTGGAGAGACAGCTG GTTTCCAAAATGTGTGAAGAAATCAAGACTTATATTGAAGGAAATTCTGGAGAAGACCCTCTTGTAAAGGGAATTCCAGAGGACAAGAACCCATTCAAGGAGAAAGGTGGATGTGTCATTGCCTAA